Genomic segment of Sebaldella sp. S0638:
GTGGTTTATATCCTTTACAGGTTCGTCGTTTATCTTTAGTCCGCCCTGCTGTATAAGCCTTCTTGCCTCACTTGTAGACGGAAGCATATTCAGATGTTTTACAAGTATATCAATAACTCCTGTTTCTGTATAATCCAGTTCTACTTCTGGAAGTTCCACATCAAGGTTCTTTTTACTGAATACATTTTCAAACCATTCTCTGGCTTTTACTCCCTCTTCATTATTATGATATATTGTTACTACTTCCACCCCAAGACGTTTTTTTGCTTCCATAGGATGAAGTGTTCCATTTTCCACATCTGCCTTAATCTTGGCTATATCTTCAAGCGGTATATCTGTTATTATTTCATAATATCTAAACATAAGATCATCAGATATTGACATAATTTTACCAAACATATCATTTGGATTTTCAGTGATACCTATGTAATTATTCAGAGACTTACTCATTTTTTCTACACCGTCAAGTCCTTCAAGAATAGGCAGAAGCATACATATCTGCGGATCCATTCCAAAATTCTTCTGTAAATCTCTTCCTTTTAAAATATTAAATTTTTGTTCTGTAGCCCCTAGTTCCACATCACATTTCATTGCAACAGAGTCATATCCCTGTAAAATAGGATACATAAATTCCACTAAAGATACCGGTTTATTTTCAGCAAGCCTTTTAGCGAAATCTTCTCTTGAAATCATCTGTGCTACTGTAAACTGTGATAACAGCCCCAGAAAATCCTGAAGCGATAATTTTTCCAGCCAGTCGGCATTATACATAACTTCTGTTTTCTCGGCATTAAGTATCAAAAATACCTGTTCAAGATATGTAGTTATGTTTCTTTGTATATCCTCAGGAGTAAGCATTTTTCTTGTCTCCGACTTTCCTGTGGGATCTCCTATTCTTGCAGTAAAAGTTCCTATTAAAAACTGCACTGTATGTCCCAGATCCTGAAACTGCTTTAATTTTCTCAAAGGAACGGCATGTCCTATATGAAGGTCTGTTCCTGTAGGATCTATTCCCAGCTTTATTTTTAAAGGTTTATTCTCTTTCAACGACTTTTCCAGTCTCTGCTTTAATTCAACTTCGTTTATTATCTCTTCACAGCCTCTTTTTAATATATTAAACTGTCTTTCTACTTCATTTTTTATATCCATTTATTTCTTCCTTTCCAGATTTTTGTTCAAATAATTATTTTCAGAATTATATTATTTATAAATCATCCCAAGTATCTGAAAATAAAGGAACAAATAATGGCAACTCCAGGTTCAAAAAAACACTCCTTTTCATAACATTCTCCTATTTCCATGATATTTTCTTACTATTATATCATATTTTTTCTTTTATAAGAACATAGATTTAGTATATTGTATTATTTATATTTTCGAATAAAATGATATTCCGGATCATTGTTCTTCACAAGAAAAAAATAATCAAAATAATTTTCTTATTTTATTATATCATAATATACACTTAATAATTTATTTTTTCAAGTCTTTAAATCAAAAAAGTGCTATAATTAAGTATATTCTTATAAAGAAGGTGATTCTGTGATTTATATAGGCGATAATAAAACAACAGGAGAAATAGACAGTTATTCCATTAATACATTAAATATTCCCGGGATTATACTCATGGAGAATGCTGCGAAAAATTTTGTCAGTTCTCTTAACAGAAGTCTTGACAGCTTTCTTATAATATGCGGCAGAGGCAATAACGGCGGCGACGGCTATGCCATAGCAAGGCAGCTTGTTTCTCTTAATAAACAAGTTTCTGTTTTTTCATGTGAAACTTCTAATATGAGCCGGGATTGTCAAATAAATTATGACATCTGCCGAAATCTCAACATTCCTATGGAAAATAACATCTCCAGGTTAAAGGAACTTCTTGTTTCACATGATACAGTTATTGATGCTGTTTTTGGCACAGGTCTTGATAAAGCCCCGAAAGCACCTTATGACGATATTATAAATCAGATTAACAAATACGGAAAATATGTTATTTCTGTGGATATTCCTTCTGGTATAAACGGTTCCACAGGGGAAACCGGCGGAGTTTTCATTAAAGCCGACGAAACTGTTTCCTTTGTTACATATAAACAGGGGTTTCTTAATTATTCCATTTCAGAATCTCTTGGTAAAATAAAAATAGTAAATATAGGACTTCCTGAATATATTATCAAAAAGTTTTCAAATATATTTCTTATGGATAAAAAATATATAAGTAGCCTGCTTACACCCAGGCTGAAATATTCACACAAAGGAAATTTCGGTCATACTCTTGTAATAGCAGGATCGCAGGGATTCACCGGTGCTGCTTTAATTTCAGCCGGTGCTGCCGTAAAGACCGGTTCAGGTCTCGTTACTCTTGCTGTATTTCCGGAATGTCTGAATATGGTTACTTCTGCTGCTCCTGAAGTCATGACCGCTGACCTTGACGATAAAAAACGTCTTTTGGAACTCCTGACAAAATCAGATTCCATTGCTTTCGGCCCTGGTCTCGGCAATACAGACCGGACACTGGAACTCCTGAAATTCATCCTTGAAAACAGCAACGCCCCCATAGTCCTTGATGCTGACGGCATTAACGCCTTAGCAAAAGATCTATCTTTAATGGAAAAATTAAAAAACAGGTGTATCCTTACTCCTCATTTAGGAGAATTTTCCAGAATATCAGGACTTTCCATAAAAGAAATTTCCAAAGACAGAATTAAAGCTGCAAAGGATTTTGCGGAAAAATATTCTGTAATTTTATTATTAAAGGGTTATAATACAATTATAACAGACGGATGTGATTTTTATGTGAACACTACAGGAAATTCTTCAATGGCTAACGGAGGCATGGGTGACACACTCACAGGTATCACAGCTTCACTTATTTCACAAAAATACACAATTTTTGACTCAGGAAAAATAGGAAGCTTTCTTCACGGATATATCGGGGAGAAGTTAAGTAAAAAAGCATTTATTGTTACCGCAGAAGATATTATTAAAAATATTCCCTTTTATCAGAAAAAATTATTTTTATAATTTCTATAGAAAACAATTTTTGACAAAATATTGCCAACGGTAACTTCGGGTCAAAAAACGCAATCCACCTAAGAACATATTTCCCAGCAATATCTCTGCATTAAATATCAATAATTTCCTGCTGTTTCAAAAAATTCACTTCACATTTTCAGTGAATTTACACGGCTAAAAATATATTATTACTAGAAACCGTGATATAATAAATGTATAAAAACAAAGATCATTTATAAATTTTCATAAATATTCATATTATTAGGTAAAGGAGTGTAAAATGAAAAACTTTAATTTTCATGCCAGAACTGAGATTCTTTTTGGAAAAGGACAAATTGAGGCACTTCCTAAGGCATTGGCACCTTATGGAAAAAAAGTCCTTTTGGTTTACGGGGGAGGAAGTATAAAAAGGAACGGTGTCTATGACAGTGTAATAAGACTTCTTGGAGAAAATAACTTTGAAGTAACTGAACTGTCAGGTGTAGAACCGAATCCGCGTATAGAAACTGTGAGAAAAGGCGTGGAGTTATGCCGTGAGAATCAAATCGAGGTCGTTCTTGCTGTAGGCGGCGGCTCTACTATTGACTGTAGTAAAGTTATCGCCGGCGGGTATTTTTATGACGGTGATGCTTGGGATATTGTACTTGATAAAGAAAAAATAACAAAGGCACTTCCTATTGTCACTGTTCTTACTTTAGCAGCTACAGGATCAGAAATGAATAAGAATGCTGTTATTTCAAAAATGGATACCAATGATAAAATAGGTACTTCTTCACCTGAATTTGTCCCTATGGTGTCTATCTGCGACCCTGCATATATGTATACACTTCCTGCTATTCAGACTGCTGCGGGAACTGCTGATATAATGTCACATATTTTTGAGAATTACTTTAAGTCAGAAGAGGACACATATGTTCAGGATCGTTTTGCAGAAGGTATATTAAGAGCGTGCATTCACTACTGCCCCACAGCAATAGAAAAACCTGATGACTACAGTGCAAGGGCAAATCTGATGTGGTCTTCCACTCTTGCGTTAAACGGACTTACAGGAGTAGGAAAAGGACAGACATGGTCATGCCACCCGATTGAACATGAACTCAGCGCTTACTATGATATTACACACGGAACAGGACTTGCTATTCTTACACCAAGATGGATGCGTTATATTTTGAGCGATAAAACCGTTTCAAAATTCGTAGACTACGGTGTAAATGTATTTGCCCTGAATCCTGATGAAGACCCGTACAAAATTGCCAATAAAGCAATTGATCTTACAGAAGAGTTTTTCAAAAAGATCGGTATACCAATGCAGTTAAGCGAACTTGGAATCGGTACTGAGAAATTTGATGAAATATCACAAAAACTTAACGGGAAATTCAAAGATGCCTATATACCAATGACTCCTCAGGATGTTAAAAAAATACTGGAAATGTGCTTATAGATGAAAAACAGACTGTTAAAACTATTTTTAATACAGTCTGTTTTTCTTTGAGACAGTAAAAATTTTATTATAATAATTTTCTTGACTCTGGTGTAACACAGAAGTTTATAATACCAATATGTAACTGTAACGGAAAATTTTTCAAGGCGGTGATATTATGTTCAAAACAGGTATTTTTTCTAAAATGAGCGGTTTATCCGCAGATACACTTCATCATTATGAAAAAATGAGAATTCTTATACCAGAATATGTTGACGGCGACACTGGTTATCGTTATTATTCAGCTGCACAGCTGCTTACAATTAATAAAATAATTGCTTTAAAAGATGCCGGTTTCTCTCTCAGGGAAATAGCCTCTATTCTAAATAATGAAAATGACAGCTCTTCACTTACTGCTTTACTTGAAGAAAAAGCACTAAACCTTGAAAAAACTCTGGAACAGGAAACGGAAAGGCTGAAACGTCTTTATACCAACATATTTTTAATAAAAAACGGAGGTGTCCCGCTGATGAATGAAATTACAGTCAAGAAAACCGAAGCTGTTCTGGCAGCTTCTTTAAGGAGATCATTTCATAAAGACTTCTTTGATGAAGAACTGGATAAAATGTGGGCTAGTGTTAATGATTCCATTGAAAAACATAAAATTAAGAGAAGTGTGCCGTGTCTGATGATTTACCACAGAGGGTGGTGGGATTTTGCAGATGATGAAAAAGAAGAAAGTAAATTCCTTGATGTGGAAACTGCCGAACCTGTACTTAAAGTATTTGACTCTGATGATGATGTTCAGGTATACAGGCTGCCTGCCGAGGAAAAAATGGCATGTGTTATTCATCAGGGTTCTTTTGAGACTATAGGCGGTACTTTCGAAGCCTTTTTCAAATGGATCAGAGAAAATAATTATACTGTAAACGGCCCGTTGCGGGAAATTTATCATAAAGGTGACTGGGCAACCGATAATCCTGAGGAATATATCACAGAGCTTCAGGTTCCGGTGAAATAACTCTGCTACTGAAATTCAAAATTCAATAAAAAAATCTGGTAGATTAAATTCCACCAGATTTTTTATATAAATATTTCTGATTTAAAACCTATTTTCCTTACGCTTCAACCATAAATCAAAGTTATTTTTTATTTTTTTAAAAGTTTCATTATCTTGATCTTTTTGATATAAATCTTCTGTTATATTATCTAAAAATTCAAACATCACATCTATAAAATATTTTCTGTCAATATATTCTGACCCTTTTTTACAATCATATTCAATTCGTTTCTCTTTATAATCTTCATTGCTCCAGGCAATCTCTATTTTGTCATTTCTTCTGTAAAAACAGACATCTGATATAAGAGACCCACCGGATTCTGCCCTCCATGCATGCCGCCTTATCCAAGTATTCAAACTTCCATACCAAAGATCAAATTCCAAATCATCTTCCCATTCTTTATCATATGCTGTTTCTAATATATCATTTAAATTTTTTTCAGATTGAAAAAGAGGAAACGGATCATGTCCGATTATATACTCCAGATTATCTACCAGCCACTCTGTAACATACATCAGATTCCATTCATATTTTTTTACTTCCCCATTTATTTTTCCTCTGCATAAATCTTTATTTCTCACATAAATTTCAAAAGTTCCCCAGCTATCTGAAAAATATTTTGATTCCTCAAAAGGGTCTTCTGTTAATTCATAGATTAACTGTAATTTGTCTTTTTCTCCAAATTTTTTCATAAATCTCCCGACATATTTCTTAAATATTTAATTCCAGCCTCATATAAAGCCTATCTTCATTCTCACCGTATTCCTCAGTCAAAAGCTCTGCTTTCTCAAAGCCATGCTTCAAATAAAGTTTCACAGCTTTATCGTTCGCAGGATCTACAGTAAGTGTAACAGCTTCTATTCCTGAATTCTTCATTTCCTGTATTACAAAATCAAGTAAAACAGAACCGTAACCTTTTCTTGAAAATTTTTCCTTTGTAAAAAAGCCGTAAATATACGCATCTTTTGTATCAAATGTTCTCATGATTTCTGCTGCAGATACAATTTCTTCATTTTCCAGCAGAACATAGACTTTCCCATATCTTACAAAAGGCATTATTGTCCATCTGCCTATGCCCCCGTCACCAAAAATCAGATCTTCATACTCTGCTATATCATTTATATGCCCCTTCTCAGAAGGGAGAAGTTCTCTTATTTCCATAAAGCCTCCTTTTTTACTATTTAATAATTTACCTTATATAAATACAGCCCTTCTGACGGAGCAAGGATTTTTTCACCGTCAGAATCAGGATTACTAAGTTTATCACATATGTAATCAGGATTTTTCTTTCCAAAATACACAGCCAGCGTACTTCCTATCATTATCCTTACCATTGTTTTCAGGAATGCCTTCCCTTCTATTTCTATAAACAGTCTGTCATCCTTTTCATAACATCTGATATTATTTATCTCTCTTTCTGGATTTTTATTATCTTTATCTTTCTTTCTGAAACTGTCAAAATTATGCCTTCCTATGAACGGTTCCATAATCTTTTGCAGTTTTTCCGGATCGGCTTTCCTCTCCAGTGCTGAAACATAACTGCTTTCAAACGGCGTTATTTCATCTTTAGGCTTCATTACATAAAGATACGTTCTGGTTTTCGCAGAAAATCTCGCATGAAAATCCATATCAGTCTCTTCGGCTCCGGTTATTCTTATTCCGTCAAAAAGAGTTCTGTTCAATATTTTTTTTATAACATCAGGAGAAATATCTTTTTTCATAAAAAAATTAGAAACCTGTCCCAGTGCATGCACACCTTTGTCTGTTCTTCCTGATGAAAGAAGGTTTATTTCCTCGTCAAAACAATTTCTTATTACTTCTTCTATACTTCCCTGCACTGTTTTCCTGTTAACCTGTCTCTGAAATCCTGAAAATTTTGATCCGTCATATTCATAGACTATTTTTATATTTTTCATTTTTTCTCCCTGATTTTATATTACTATGATTTATAAAATATTATAACAATTCAGGCTTTGTTTATCAAGTAATCCTGTTTTTTACAATATTTTTTCACAAAATTCATCTCTATTTTACATTGTCCGGCTATAATAAAACAAATATTTTAAACAGGAGGATATATTAATTATGAAAGTAAAATCATTTATAATACTGACTTTTTTTACTATGTTTACCGGCATTTATACTGTTCCCCTTGAAAAAACGGAAACAGGATTTGCCAAAAATGTTATTATTCTTATTCCTGACGGTATGAGTACCGATGGTGTTACACTTACCAGATGGGTATATAATGACGGAAAACCTTTAAACATGGATGAAATAGCATCCGGACTTGTAAGAACTCATAATTCCGATACCATTATTGCAGATTCTGCTCCGGGTGGAACTGCACTGGCAACAGGACACAAAACACAGGATAAATTAATAGGAATAAAACCTAAAAAGGCTGTTCTTTACGGTTCTGACAAAAATGACGAAAAAGATTATTATTCCCCTGTGGCTTCTGTTTTGGAACTTGCTAAATCAATGGGAAAATCTACAGGAATTATAGCTACTTCAGAAATCATGCATGCTACACCTGCTGATTTTACAGCCCATGCCACACACAGATCGAATTACAACGATATCACAGAACAGCAGGTTTTTCAAAATCTTGATGTGGTTTTCGGCGGCGGAGAATTTTTCCTGAAAGCTGAAAACAGAGAAGATAAAGAAGATATGATTAATGTACTAAAAGAAAATAATTACAAAGTAATAAAAACCAAAAAAGAACTGGATCAGCTGAAAAACGGGAAGGTGTGGGGACTTTTTTCTTCCAAGGATATCCCATATGATATTGACAGGACTACAGAGCCGTCACTGACTGATATGACGAAAAAGGCAATTGAGCTTCTATCTAAGAATGAAAACGGATTTTTTCTTATGGTGGAAGGTTCAAAGGTAGACTGGGCAGCTCATGCCAATTCTCCTGCCGGTCTTATAAGTGAAATCAGATCTTTTGATAATGCTGTCGGTGCTGCCCTGAATTTTGCCAAAAATAACAAAGACACTCTTGTTATTGTTGTAAGCGATCATGGAAACGGCGGAATCACAATCGGCAATCAGGACACAACTGGTAATTACCCTGAAATACCTTTGGAAAACTTCGTTTCTACATTACGTAAAGTCACTTCCACAGAAGAAGCACTTTCCAAAAGAATCGCTGAAAAGCCTGAGAATACCTCTAA
This window contains:
- a CDS encoding alkaline phosphatase, whose amino-acid sequence is MKVKSFIILTFFTMFTGIYTVPLEKTETGFAKNVIILIPDGMSTDGVTLTRWVYNDGKPLNMDEIASGLVRTHNSDTIIADSAPGGTALATGHKTQDKLIGIKPKKAVLYGSDKNDEKDYYSPVASVLELAKSMGKSTGIIATSEIMHATPADFTAHATHRSNYNDITEQQVFQNLDVVFGGGEFFLKAENREDKEDMINVLKENNYKVIKTKKELDQLKNGKVWGLFSSKDIPYDIDRTTEPSLTDMTKKAIELLSKNENGFFLMVEGSKVDWAAHANSPAGLISEIRSFDNAVGAALNFAKNNKDTLVIVVSDHGNGGITIGNQDTTGNYPEIPLENFVSTLRKVTSTEEALSKRIAEKPENTSNLIQKYFGFTPSNEEIQNLKSKSKAADIQKILAEMLNKRSHLGWTTGGHTGEEVVLYVYADDYKNILGGTVQNSDIARYMAKAMAGDLDKLSSELFVPSKDFSNYGITVSTDLSDKNNPKFILTKNNNKYLFFENRNYLETNNKKINFNGVVVYNEEELFIPLNALKLLN
- a CDS encoding NAD(P)H-hydrate dehydratase, which gives rise to MIYIGDNKTTGEIDSYSINTLNIPGIILMENAAKNFVSSLNRSLDSFLIICGRGNNGGDGYAIARQLVSLNKQVSVFSCETSNMSRDCQINYDICRNLNIPMENNISRLKELLVSHDTVIDAVFGTGLDKAPKAPYDDIINQINKYGKYVISVDIPSGINGSTGETGGVFIKADETVSFVTYKQGFLNYSISESLGKIKIVNIGLPEYIIKKFSNIFLMDKKYISSLLTPRLKYSHKGNFGHTLVIAGSQGFTGAALISAGAAVKTGSGLVTLAVFPECLNMVTSAAPEVMTADLDDKKRLLELLTKSDSIAFGPGLGNTDRTLELLKFILENSNAPIVLDADGINALAKDLSLMEKLKNRCILTPHLGEFSRISGLSIKEISKDRIKAAKDFAEKYSVILLLKGYNTIITDGCDFYVNTTGNSSMANGGMGDTLTGITASLISQKYTIFDSGKIGSFLHGYIGEKLSKKAFIVTAEDIIKNIPFYQKKLFL
- a CDS encoding MerR family transcriptional regulator, with translation MFKTGIFSKMSGLSADTLHHYEKMRILIPEYVDGDTGYRYYSAAQLLTINKIIALKDAGFSLREIASILNNENDSSSLTALLEEKALNLEKTLEQETERLKRLYTNIFLIKNGGVPLMNEITVKKTEAVLAASLRRSFHKDFFDEELDKMWASVNDSIEKHKIKRSVPCLMIYHRGWWDFADDEKEESKFLDVETAEPVLKVFDSDDDVQVYRLPAEEKMACVIHQGSFETIGGTFEAFFKWIRENNYTVNGPLREIYHKGDWATDNPEEYITELQVPVK
- a CDS encoding N-acetyltransferase, with product MEIRELLPSEKGHINDIAEYEDLIFGDGGIGRWTIMPFVRYGKVYVLLENEEIVSAAEIMRTFDTKDAYIYGFFTKEKFSRKGYGSVLLDFVIQEMKNSGIEAVTLTVDPANDKAVKLYLKHGFEKAELLTEEYGENEDRLYMRLELNI
- the tyrS gene encoding tyrosine--tRNA ligase, whose protein sequence is MDIKNEVERQFNILKRGCEEIINEVELKQRLEKSLKENKPLKIKLGIDPTGTDLHIGHAVPLRKLKQFQDLGHTVQFLIGTFTARIGDPTGKSETRKMLTPEDIQRNITTYLEQVFLILNAEKTEVMYNADWLEKLSLQDFLGLLSQFTVAQMISREDFAKRLAENKPVSLVEFMYPILQGYDSVAMKCDVELGATEQKFNILKGRDLQKNFGMDPQICMLLPILEGLDGVEKMSKSLNNYIGITENPNDMFGKIMSISDDLMFRYYEIITDIPLEDIAKIKADVENGTLHPMEAKKRLGVEVVTIYHNNEEGVKAREWFENVFSKKNLDVELPEVELDYTETGVIDILVKHLNMLPSTSEARRLIQQGGLKINDEPVKDINHRVTPEAGMIIRAGKKKIVKVK
- a CDS encoding iron-containing alcohol dehydrogenase; protein product: MKNFNFHARTEILFGKGQIEALPKALAPYGKKVLLVYGGGSIKRNGVYDSVIRLLGENNFEVTELSGVEPNPRIETVRKGVELCRENQIEVVLAVGGGSTIDCSKVIAGGYFYDGDAWDIVLDKEKITKALPIVTVLTLAATGSEMNKNAVISKMDTNDKIGTSSPEFVPMVSICDPAYMYTLPAIQTAAGTADIMSHIFENYFKSEEDTYVQDRFAEGILRACIHYCPTAIEKPDDYSARANLMWSSTLALNGLTGVGKGQTWSCHPIEHELSAYYDITHGTGLAILTPRWMRYILSDKTVSKFVDYGVNVFALNPDEDPYKIANKAIDLTEEFFKKIGIPMQLSELGIGTEKFDEISQKLNGKFKDAYIPMTPQDVKKILEMCL
- the truA gene encoding tRNA pseudouridine(38-40) synthase TruA — protein: MKNIKIVYEYDGSKFSGFQRQVNRKTVQGSIEEVIRNCFDEEINLLSSGRTDKGVHALGQVSNFFMKKDISPDVIKKILNRTLFDGIRITGAEETDMDFHARFSAKTRTYLYVMKPKDEITPFESSYVSALERKADPEKLQKIMEPFIGRHNFDSFRKKDKDNKNPEREINNIRCYEKDDRLFIEIEGKAFLKTMVRIMIGSTLAVYFGKKNPDYICDKLSNPDSDGEKILAPSEGLYLYKVNY